From Candidatus Tanganyikabacteria bacterium:
CGAAGAGGCGGGCGGCCTCCTCGAAGGTCAAGCCGTGCGGCGCGGCGCACAGCGGTTCGGCCAGGTCGGGATGGCGCCCGACCGCCAGGTACGAGAAGATCCCTCCCCCGTCGTCGTTGAGGAGCAGGATCACGACCGGGCGCCGCGCGTGGCGGGCCGCGTACAGGCCGCCCAGGTCGTGCAGGAACGCGAGATCGCCGACGGCGAGCAGCAATGGCGCGTCGCTGGCGACCGCGGCCCCGAGGGCCGTCGAGATCAGGCCGTCGATGCCGTTGGCGCCCCGGTTGGCCAGCACGCGCACCGGCCGCGAATGCCGCGGGAGGCAGGAATCCGCGTACCGGATGGTCATGCTGCTGGCCAGGAACATCGCGCCGCCGGCCGGCAGGGCCGCCGCCGCCGCCGCCAGGGCC
This genomic window contains:
- a CDS encoding 2-succinyl-5-enolpyruvyl-6-hydroxy-3-cyclohexene-1-carboxylic-acid synthase, producing the protein ALAAAAAALPAGGAMFLASSMTIRYADSCLPRHSRPVRVLANRGANGIDGLISTALGAAVASDAPLLLAVGDLAFLHDLGGLYAARHARRPVVILLLNDDGGGIFSYLAVGRHPDLAEPLCAAPHGLTFEEAARLFGLGYSRCAAAADVAREAAAAFRLGGVHLLEVPSRRADTEPRYRDLLAAMAAACIPLEAP